From Scleropages formosus chromosome 9, fSclFor1.1, whole genome shotgun sequence, one genomic window encodes:
- the LOC114911333 gene encoding zona pellucida sperm-binding protein 3-like isoform X1 — protein MGSLYRLVALALLGCLCNGQAFQMGPFPQLSSQESLLQPIRQAAQEQSSLVASDVPQRYPSLQLPQGVSSQQFSSMRPVQFVPLVQHSNLVPPVEPVFELPYSQPLAQVESVGPVLPAHYGEASGQVPAVLPVHRGQPSAPVSLVQPVAQAPPSVKSQWLAAPSGVKVECREDSVVVEVQQDMLSNGQLIQPSGITLGGCVPVGQDPSTGVLLFVSALHGCGSTLMTMTDSLIYAFTLVYVPEGLGSTPIVRSRGAVINIECHYLRRINVSSNAVMPTWVPFSAALSAEERLVFSLQLMTDNWELERASNIYFLGDVLNIEASVVVANHQPLRVFVDSCVATLDPDVTSFPRYAFVGNYGCLTDAKVTASRSQFLPRKQVNKLQMQLDAFRFLQETRSSIYITCILKATMASKRPDPQHKACSYSVLANRWESADGDDQVCGCCDTTCNVKGRSVADFQGKAVAGPIIVQDRY, from the exons ATGGGCTCTCTCTATCGGCTTGTGGCGCTTGCCTTGTTAGGTTGTTTGTGTAATGGCCAAGCTTTCCAGATGGGCCCTTTTCCCCAGCTGTCAAGCCAGGAGTCTTTGCTACAGCCAATCCGACAAGCTGCCCAGGAACAGTCTTCTTTGGTAGCAAGTGATGTTCCTCAAAGGTACCCTTCTCTCCAGCTACCCCAAGGAGTGTCTTCTCAGCAGTTTTCCTCAATGAGGCCAGTGCAGTTTGTTCCCTTAGTGCAGCACTCTAACCTTGTTCCACCAGTTGAGCCAGTGTTTGAGCTGCCTTACAGCCAGCCTTTGGCCCAGGTTGAATCGGTAGGGCCAGTGTTGCCAGCTCACTATGGAGAGGCGTCTGGCCAGGTTCCTGCAGTGCTCCCGGTTCACCGAGGGCAGCCCTCTGCACCAGTTTCCCTGGTGCAACCAGTAGCCCAGGCTCCACCTTCTGTGAAATCCCAGTGGCTTGCTGCTCCCTCTGGTGTGAAGGTTGAATGCAGGGAAGACTCAGTTGTGGTGGAGGtacagcaggacatgctgaGTAATGGCCAGCTCATCCAGCCATCAGGAATCACCCTGGGAGGTTGTGTGCCAGTTGGACAGGATCCTTCCACAGGGGTTCTGCTGTTCGTATCGGCGCTACATGGCTGTGGAAGTACGCTGATGACG ATGACCGATTCCCTGATCTACGCTTTCACGTTGGTGTACGTGCCCGAGGGACTCGGTTCCACCCCTATTGTGCGGTCTCgtggtgcagtgattaatatTGAGTGTCACTACTTGAG GAGGATCAATGTGAGCAGCAATGCTGTGATGCCAACATGGGTACccttctctgctgctctgtctgcTGAGGAGCGTTTGGTGTTCTCGCTCCAGCTCATGACGG ACAACTGGGAACTGGAGAGGGCTTCAAACATCTACTTTCTGGGAGACGTCCTGAACATTgaagcttctgtagttgtggccAACCATCAGCCTTTACGGGTGTTTGTGGACAGCTGTGTTGCCACCTTGGATCCTGATGTGACATCATTCCCCAGATATGCCTTTGTGGGGAACTATGG ATGCCTGACTGATGCCAAGGTGACTGCGTCCCGCTCGCAGTTCCTCCCCAGGAAGCAGGTCAACAAACTCCAAATGCAACTGGATGCCTTCAGGTTCTTGCAGGAGACCAGGAGCTCT atctACATCACATGCATTCTGAAAGCAACCATGGCTTCCAAAAGACCTGATCCCCAGCACAAGGCTTGCTCCTATTCTGTGTTGGCAAATAG GTGGGAATCTGCAGATGGCGATGACCAAGTATGTGGCTGTTGTGACACAACCTGTAACGTGAAGGGAAGAAGTGTGGCGG ATTTCCAAGGCAAAGCTGTTGCTGGACCCATTATCGTTCAGGATCGCTATTAG
- the LOC114911333 gene encoding zona pellucida sperm-binding protein 3-like isoform X3 → MGSLYRLVALALLGCLCNGQAFQMGPFPQLSSQESLLQPIRQAAQEQSSLVASDVPQRYPSLQLPQGVSSQQFSSMRPVQFVPLVQHSNLVPPVEPVFELPYSQPLAQVESVGPVLPAHYGEASGQVPAVLPVHRGQPSAPVSLVQPVAQAPPSVKSQWLAAPSGVKVECREDSVVVEVQQDMLSNGQLIQPSGITLGGCVPVGQDPSTGVLLFVSALHGCGSTLMTMTDSLIYAFTLVYVPEGLGSTPIVRSRGAVINIECHYLRRINVSSNAVMPTWVPFSAALSAEERLVFSLQLMTDNWELERASNIYFLGDVLNIEASVVVANHQPLRVFVDSCVATLDPDVTSFPRYAFVGNYGCLTDAKVTASRSQFLPRKQVNKLQMQLDAFRFLQETRSSMLQSFSGLLFIGGNLQMAMTKYVAVVTQPVT, encoded by the exons ATGGGCTCTCTCTATCGGCTTGTGGCGCTTGCCTTGTTAGGTTGTTTGTGTAATGGCCAAGCTTTCCAGATGGGCCCTTTTCCCCAGCTGTCAAGCCAGGAGTCTTTGCTACAGCCAATCCGACAAGCTGCCCAGGAACAGTCTTCTTTGGTAGCAAGTGATGTTCCTCAAAGGTACCCTTCTCTCCAGCTACCCCAAGGAGTGTCTTCTCAGCAGTTTTCCTCAATGAGGCCAGTGCAGTTTGTTCCCTTAGTGCAGCACTCTAACCTTGTTCCACCAGTTGAGCCAGTGTTTGAGCTGCCTTACAGCCAGCCTTTGGCCCAGGTTGAATCGGTAGGGCCAGTGTTGCCAGCTCACTATGGAGAGGCGTCTGGCCAGGTTCCTGCAGTGCTCCCGGTTCACCGAGGGCAGCCCTCTGCACCAGTTTCCCTGGTGCAACCAGTAGCCCAGGCTCCACCTTCTGTGAAATCCCAGTGGCTTGCTGCTCCCTCTGGTGTGAAGGTTGAATGCAGGGAAGACTCAGTTGTGGTGGAGGtacagcaggacatgctgaGTAATGGCCAGCTCATCCAGCCATCAGGAATCACCCTGGGAGGTTGTGTGCCAGTTGGACAGGATCCTTCCACAGGGGTTCTGCTGTTCGTATCGGCGCTACATGGCTGTGGAAGTACGCTGATGACG ATGACCGATTCCCTGATCTACGCTTTCACGTTGGTGTACGTGCCCGAGGGACTCGGTTCCACCCCTATTGTGCGGTCTCgtggtgcagtgattaatatTGAGTGTCACTACTTGAG GAGGATCAATGTGAGCAGCAATGCTGTGATGCCAACATGGGTACccttctctgctgctctgtctgcTGAGGAGCGTTTGGTGTTCTCGCTCCAGCTCATGACGG ACAACTGGGAACTGGAGAGGGCTTCAAACATCTACTTTCTGGGAGACGTCCTGAACATTgaagcttctgtagttgtggccAACCATCAGCCTTTACGGGTGTTTGTGGACAGCTGTGTTGCCACCTTGGATCCTGATGTGACATCATTCCCCAGATATGCCTTTGTGGGGAACTATGG ATGCCTGACTGATGCCAAGGTGACTGCGTCCCGCTCGCAGTTCCTCCCCAGGAAGCAGGTCAACAAACTCCAAATGCAACTGGATGCCTTCAGGTTCTTGCAGGAGACCAGGAGCTCT atGCTACAGAGCTTCAGTGGTCTCCTGTTCATAGGTGGGAATCTGCAGATGGCGATGACCAAGTATGTGGCTGTTGTGACACAACCTGTAACGTGA
- the LOC114911333 gene encoding zona pellucida sperm-binding protein 3-like isoform X2, with translation MGSLYRLVALALLGCLCNGQAFQMGPFPQLSSQESLLQPIRQAAQEQSSLVASDVPQRYPSLQLPQGVSSQQFSSMRPVQFVPLVQHSNLVPPVEPVFELPYSQPLAQVESVGPVLPAHYGEASGQVPAVLPVHRGQPSAPVSLVQPVAQAPPSVKSQWLAAPSGVKVECREDSVVVEVQQDMLSNGQLIQPSGITLGGCVPVGQDPSTGVLLFVSALHGCGSTLMTMTDSLIYAFTLVYVPEGLGSTPIVRSRGAVINIECHYLRRINVSSNAVMPTWVPFSAALSAEERLVFSLQLMTDNWELERASNIYFLGDVLNIEASVVVANHQPLRVFVDSCVATLDPDVTSFPRYAFVGNYGCLTDAKVTASRSQFLPRKQVNKLQMQLDAFRFLQETRSSQPWLPKDLIPSTRLAPILCWQIGGNLQMAMTKYVAVVTQPVT, from the exons ATGGGCTCTCTCTATCGGCTTGTGGCGCTTGCCTTGTTAGGTTGTTTGTGTAATGGCCAAGCTTTCCAGATGGGCCCTTTTCCCCAGCTGTCAAGCCAGGAGTCTTTGCTACAGCCAATCCGACAAGCTGCCCAGGAACAGTCTTCTTTGGTAGCAAGTGATGTTCCTCAAAGGTACCCTTCTCTCCAGCTACCCCAAGGAGTGTCTTCTCAGCAGTTTTCCTCAATGAGGCCAGTGCAGTTTGTTCCCTTAGTGCAGCACTCTAACCTTGTTCCACCAGTTGAGCCAGTGTTTGAGCTGCCTTACAGCCAGCCTTTGGCCCAGGTTGAATCGGTAGGGCCAGTGTTGCCAGCTCACTATGGAGAGGCGTCTGGCCAGGTTCCTGCAGTGCTCCCGGTTCACCGAGGGCAGCCCTCTGCACCAGTTTCCCTGGTGCAACCAGTAGCCCAGGCTCCACCTTCTGTGAAATCCCAGTGGCTTGCTGCTCCCTCTGGTGTGAAGGTTGAATGCAGGGAAGACTCAGTTGTGGTGGAGGtacagcaggacatgctgaGTAATGGCCAGCTCATCCAGCCATCAGGAATCACCCTGGGAGGTTGTGTGCCAGTTGGACAGGATCCTTCCACAGGGGTTCTGCTGTTCGTATCGGCGCTACATGGCTGTGGAAGTACGCTGATGACG ATGACCGATTCCCTGATCTACGCTTTCACGTTGGTGTACGTGCCCGAGGGACTCGGTTCCACCCCTATTGTGCGGTCTCgtggtgcagtgattaatatTGAGTGTCACTACTTGAG GAGGATCAATGTGAGCAGCAATGCTGTGATGCCAACATGGGTACccttctctgctgctctgtctgcTGAGGAGCGTTTGGTGTTCTCGCTCCAGCTCATGACGG ACAACTGGGAACTGGAGAGGGCTTCAAACATCTACTTTCTGGGAGACGTCCTGAACATTgaagcttctgtagttgtggccAACCATCAGCCTTTACGGGTGTTTGTGGACAGCTGTGTTGCCACCTTGGATCCTGATGTGACATCATTCCCCAGATATGCCTTTGTGGGGAACTATGG ATGCCTGACTGATGCCAAGGTGACTGCGTCCCGCTCGCAGTTCCTCCCCAGGAAGCAGGTCAACAAACTCCAAATGCAACTGGATGCCTTCAGGTTCTTGCAGGAGACCAGGAGCTCT CAACCATGGCTTCCAAAAGACCTGATCCCCAGCACAAGGCTTGCTCCTATTCTGTGTTGGCAAATAG GTGGGAATCTGCAGATGGCGATGACCAAGTATGTGGCTGTTGTGACACAACCTGTAACGTGA